A genomic region of Equus caballus isolate H_3958 breed thoroughbred chromosome 1, TB-T2T, whole genome shotgun sequence contains the following coding sequences:
- the LOC138917140 gene encoding protein FAM170A-like has product MNRRQSGRKRPISETPEASTQEDRATQPTPSENRSRSSRPRKTLRLPETCVSSASAERTSHSSSYGSPKEKQWVRCAYYTQVRTVKGVAVAWQTESGFAPVDERPRVFEAELSQESTIGSPPSPADTESLLSDTEPCVQEAEAHTPAPAVQEQEAPPRAVTPEWLVTGEHGFRCVACCRVFPCPAAVVAHAERGVKEGFSCRVFYEELLERRRPASAPRRPRRCHLLAQRRLLAAKSREVRAKEEACLRLQARLQAQSQELRRLRSELAWLQRQEAWQRQGRGARPQGPRGTRLKGRAQAL; this is encoded by the exons ATGAATCGGCGGCAATCCGGGAGGAAGAGGCCTATCTCTGAGACCCCAg AGGCCTCAACCCAAGAGGACAGGGCCACACAGCCTACACCATCGGAAAACAGAAGCCggagctccaggcccaggaagaCCCTCCGACTCCCAGAGACGTGTGtctcctctgcttcagcggagcggacctcccactcctccagctACGGGTCGCCCAAAGAGAAGCAATGGGTGCGGTGCGCCTATTACACCCAAGTGCGCACCGTGAAGGGGGTGGCCGTCGCGTGGCAAACCGAAAGCGGGTTTGCACCCGTGGACGAGAGGCCCCGCGTCTTCGAGGCCGAGCTCTCCCAGGAGAGCACCATCGGCTCTCCCCCGAGCCCGGCTGACACGGAGTCCCTGCTCAGCGACACGGAGCCCTGTGTCCAGGAAGCCGAGGCGCACACCCCTGCGCCGGCCGTCCAGGAGCAGGAGGCGCCGCCCCGCGCGGTCACCCCGGAGTGGCTGGTGACCGGCGAGCACGGCTTCCGCTGCGTGGCCTGCTGCCGCGTGTTCCCGTGCCCGGCCGCCGTGGTGGCGCACGCCGAGCGCGGCGTCAAGGAGGGCTTCAGCTGCCGCGTCTTCTATGAGGAGCTGCTGGAGCGCCGGCGGCCCGCGTCTGCGCCGCGCCGGCCCCGacgctgccacctgctggcccagagGCGCCTGCTGGCGGCCAAGAGCAGGGAGGTGCGAGCCAAGGAGGAAGCCTGCCTGCGCCTGCAGGCGAGACTgcaagcacagagccaggagctgaggcGGCTGCGGAGCGAGCTGGCgtggctgcagaggcaggaggcctggcagaggcagggccgcGGGGCGCGGCCCCAAGGACCGCGGGGCACGCGCCTGAAGGGCCGCGCTCAGGCCCTGTGa